One Methanocaldococcus villosus KIN24-T80 genomic window carries:
- a CDS encoding SPOUT family RNA methylase translates to MKFIIKTERGLENIVVNHLKDLVENFNYITSPDGYQGIVIVEAEEDIRDKILQIPEVDSVLKVDYEVETDFEKIVNMAEKIKEHINENETFAVETKKRGKQDFNSVDVNIVLGAKLKDLTNAEVNLTNPDKVIYVEVFKHKTYICIGKKDEYKGKKYTKEKINARTLFKKISIVQLPYLEDIKACRKFGEAIGRSAQAFEVKELIIAPKDKVDAYELMEFIKGVKIGQISRYEIQKKAYPFEIKKVPVYVHDLYQTVRDKRRNNRLLIITDPKGEEIIKIKDKLKEDLKKKKEIVVFCGSREGIPKGVFRFADYIIDLSPHMTFATEHAIPAALIALWTVFRESFDDDYEREDDKNIDQ, encoded by the coding sequence ATGAAATTTATAATAAAAACTGAAAGGGGTTTAGAAAACATAGTTGTTAATCATTTAAAAGATTTAGTAGAAAATTTTAACTATATTACTTCCCCTGATGGTTATCAAGGAATTGTTATAGTTGAGGCTGAAGAAGACATAAGGGATAAAATACTACAAATACCTGAAGTTGATAGTGTTTTAAAAGTAGATTATGAAGTTGAAACAGATTTTGAAAAGATTGTTAATATGGCTGAAAAAATAAAAGAGCATATTAATGAGAATGAGACATTTGCTGTAGAAACTAAAAAGAGAGGTAAACAAGATTTTAATTCTGTTGATGTGAATATAGTATTAGGTGCAAAGTTAAAAGATCTCACAAATGCTGAAGTTAATTTGACAAACCCTGATAAAGTCATTTATGTTGAAGTTTTTAAACATAAAACTTATATTTGTATAGGTAAAAAAGATGAGTATAAAGGTAAAAAATATACCAAAGAGAAGATAAATGCAAGAACTTTATTTAAAAAAATTTCTATTGTCCAATTACCTTATTTAGAAGATATTAAAGCTTGTAGAAAGTTTGGAGAAGCTATTGGAAGATCTGCTCAAGCTTTTGAAGTTAAAGAACTTATTATAGCTCCTAAAGATAAAGTTGATGCTTATGAATTAATGGAATTCATTAAAGGTGTAAAAATTGGACAAATATCAAGATATGAAATTCAAAAAAAGGCATATCCATTTGAAATAAAGAAAGTACCAGTATATGTCCATGATTTATATCAGACTGTTAGAGATAAGAGAAGAAATAATAGACTGTTAATTATAACAGATCCTAAAGGAGAGGAAATAATAAAAATAAAAGATAAATTAAAAGAAGATTTAAAGAAAAAGAAAGAAATAGTTGTATTTTGTGGTTCTAGAGAAGGGATTCCAAAAGGGGTTTTTAGATTTGCTGATTATATTATTGATTTATCCCCTCACATGACATTTGCTACAGAGCATGCAATTCCTGCAGCTTTGATAGCCCTATGGACAGTATTTAGAGAATCTTTTGATGATGACTATGAGAGAGAAGATGATAAGAACATTGATCAATAA
- a CDS encoding TrmB family transcriptional regulator sugar-binding domain-containing protein: MKRILELLVVLAIIITATAVAYKFINNNKDYEFSGDEMYKCTWIADKILNKGFPLKAHIYGYWVYDKKLFNDTVEVYYARGGILYAIYNNDTVTIGGRLAYKEDIAAEKIELIPIGKYIVVIDINPLEGKDFRDIYERVLKNISFNYIKAYIVGKIAADTETFKPTERIKLDNILFVDEIKGLDVFYIENGLILSGKINLDKLKELDNYIKVNKTSTSKLKLYIVTNDKVSGYKVISLS, encoded by the coding sequence ATGAAAAGAATTTTAGAATTACTAGTGGTTTTAGCTATAATAATAACAGCTACAGCTGTAGCTTATAAATTTATAAATAATAATAAAGATTATGAATTTTCTGGAGATGAGATGTATAAATGTACATGGATAGCAGATAAGATATTGAATAAAGGTTTTCCTTTAAAAGCTCATATTTATGGCTATTGGGTATATGATAAAAAATTATTTAATGATACGGTGGAAGTGTATTATGCTAGAGGCGGGATATTATATGCCATATACAATAATGACACAGTAACTATTGGGGGTAGATTAGCATATAAAGAGGATATTGCTGCTGAAAAAATAGAGTTGATCCCTATTGGAAAATATATAGTTGTAATTGACATAAATCCTTTAGAGGGGAAAGATTTTAGAGATATTTATGAAAGAGTTTTAAAAAATATTTCTTTTAATTATATTAAAGCATACATAGTAGGAAAAATAGCTGCAGACACAGAAACTTTTAAACCCACAGAAAGAATTAAGCTAGATAACATATTATTTGTTGATGAAATAAAAGGGTTAGATGTTTTTTATATAGAGAATGGTTTAATATTATCTGGAAAAATTAATTTAGATAAGTTAAAGGAGTTAGATAATTATATAAAGGTTAATAAGACATCAACATCAAAATTAAAGCTATATATTGTAACTAATGATAAAGTCAGTGGCTATAAAGTAATATCTTTAAGTTGA
- a CDS encoding tRNA uridine(34) 5-carboxymethylaminomethyl modification radical SAM/GNAT enzyme Elp3 encodes MREKMIRTLINKLLEAYKRGEKLDKKKIERIKRECLREFRGLSFPSTSEILEYANEEEKRILIPLLRKKPVRSISGVSVVAVMTSPSKCPHGKCIFCPGGVNSCFGDVPQSYTGKEPATMRGLMFNFDPYLQTKARLEQFKKIGHPIDKIELIIMGGTFPARNIEYQDWFIKRCLDALNEKESKSLEEAQKINETAKHRCVALCVETRPDYCKEKDINQMLKLGTTRVEIGVQTIYNEILEFCKRGHTVEDSIKATQLLKDSGLKVSYHIMPGLPGSDIDKDKEMFKEIFENPDFRPDMVKIYPCLVIEGTELYELWKKGEYKPYREEEAIEVIAYAKSIMPKWVRTSRIQRDIPATVIVDGVKKSNLGELVYKYLEEKNIKCRCIRCREVGHVMYKRGIIPDLKHVKLCREEYEASNGVEIFLSFEDVKNDILIAFLRLREPYKPFRKEIDEKTMLVRQLHVCGPEKPLKGEFEELSLQHMGFGRKLLMEAERVAEEEFDKNKILVTSGIGVREYYRKLGYKRIGPYMGKVIKS; translated from the coding sequence ATGAGAGAGAAGATGATAAGAACATTGATCAATAAATTATTGGAGGCATATAAAAGAGGAGAAAAATTAGATAAAAAAAAGATTGAAAGAATTAAAAGAGAATGTTTAAGAGAGTTTAGAGGATTAAGCTTCCCATCTACATCAGAAATTTTAGAATACGCTAATGAAGAGGAGAAAAGAATTCTTATTCCATTATTGAGAAAAAAGCCTGTAAGAAGCATTTCTGGAGTTTCTGTTGTAGCAGTTATGACATCTCCATCAAAATGCCCCCATGGGAAGTGCATATTCTGCCCCGGTGGAGTTAATAGCTGTTTTGGAGATGTCCCTCAAAGTTACACTGGAAAAGAACCAGCAACAATGAGAGGTTTAATGTTTAATTTTGATCCATATTTACAAACAAAAGCTAGATTAGAGCAGTTTAAGAAAATTGGACATCCTATTGATAAAATTGAGCTAATAATAATGGGAGGAACTTTTCCTGCTAGAAATATAGAATACCAAGATTGGTTTATTAAAAGATGTTTGGATGCATTAAATGAAAAAGAAAGTAAAAGCTTAGAAGAAGCACAAAAAATTAATGAGACAGCAAAACACAGATGTGTAGCTTTATGTGTTGAAACAAGACCTGATTACTGTAAAGAGAAAGATATAAACCAAATGTTAAAATTAGGCACTACAAGAGTGGAAATAGGGGTTCAAACAATATATAATGAGATTCTAGAATTCTGTAAAAGAGGACATACTGTTGAAGATTCTATAAAAGCTACTCAACTTTTAAAGGATTCTGGATTGAAGGTTTCTTACCATATTATGCCTGGATTGCCAGGAAGTGATATTGATAAAGATAAGGAAATGTTTAAAGAAATATTTGAGAATCCAGACTTTAGGCCAGATATGGTCAAAATATATCCATGCTTAGTTATTGAAGGTACTGAACTTTATGAGTTGTGGAAGAAAGGAGAATATAAACCATATAGAGAAGAAGAAGCTATTGAGGTTATAGCATATGCAAAGTCAATAATGCCAAAATGGGTAAGAACTTCAAGAATTCAAAGAGATATACCTGCTACTGTAATAGTTGATGGAGTAAAAAAGAGCAATTTAGGAGAGTTAGTTTATAAGTATTTAGAGGAAAAAAATATAAAATGTAGGTGTATTAGGTGTAGAGAAGTTGGGCATGTTATGTATAAAAGAGGAATAATACCAGATTTAAAACATGTTAAACTATGTAGAGAAGAATATGAAGCTAGTAATGGTGTGGAGATATTCTTATCATTTGAAGATGTTAAGAATGATATTTTAATAGCATTTTTAAGGCTAAGAGAACCTTATAAACCATTTAGAAAAGAAATAGATGAAAAGACAATGTTAGTTAGGCAATTACATGTTTGTGGTCCAGAAAAACCATTAAAAGGAGAGTTTGAGGAGTTATCTTTGCAACATATGGGGTTTGGTAGAAAGTTATTAATGGAAGCTGAAAGGGTAGCGGAAGAGGAGTTTGATAAAAATAAGATATTAGTAACTAGTGGAATAGGAGTTAGAGAATATTATAGAAAATTAGGATACAAAAGAATTGGGCCATATATGGGAAAAGTTATTAAATCTTAA
- the ilvE gene encoding branched-chain-amino-acid transaminase: MKIYLNGKFVDKEEAKISVFDHGLLYGDGVFEGIRAYDGVVFMLKEHIDRLYDSAKAICLDIPLTKEEMIEVVLNTLRVNGLKDAYIRLVITRGEGDLGLDPRKCKNPNIICIAVPMDPLLGEDGIRVITASVRRLPVDVLPPAVKSLNYLNSILAKLQANYANVDEAFLLDENGFIVEGTGDNIFVVKNNILKTPPVYYSVLKGITRDVVIKLAKEEGIEVREEPLTLYDLYTADEVFITGTAAEIVPVFEIDGRKINNGKIGEITKRLKEKFKEVRKKWGIKI, from the coding sequence TTGAAAATCTACTTAAATGGAAAGTTTGTTGATAAAGAAGAAGCAAAGATTTCTGTTTTTGATCATGGTTTATTATATGGAGATGGGGTTTTTGAAGGAATAAGGGCTTATGATGGAGTAGTTTTTATGTTGAAGGAACATATTGATAGACTTTATGACTCAGCAAAAGCTATATGTTTGGATATTCCATTAACTAAGGAAGAAATGATAGAAGTTGTATTAAATACCCTTAGAGTTAATGGATTAAAAGATGCATATATTAGGCTAGTTATAACCAGAGGAGAAGGAGATTTAGGTTTAGATCCAAGAAAGTGTAAAAATCCAAATATTATATGTATAGCTGTCCCAATGGATCCATTACTTGGAGAGGATGGAATAAGGGTAATAACAGCATCTGTAAGAAGATTACCTGTTGATGTTTTACCTCCAGCAGTTAAATCTTTAAACTATCTAAATAGTATATTAGCTAAGCTACAGGCCAATTATGCTAATGTTGATGAAGCTTTTCTATTAGATGAAAATGGATTTATTGTTGAAGGAACAGGAGATAATATTTTTGTCGTAAAGAACAATATTTTAAAAACCCCTCCTGTTTATTACAGTGTTCTAAAAGGAATAACAAGAGATGTAGTTATAAAATTAGCTAAAGAAGAAGGAATAGAAGTTAGAGAAGAACCATTAACATTATATGATCTTTACACTGCTGATGAAGTTTTTATAACAGGAACTGCTGCTGAAATAGTTCCTGTATTTGAAATAGATGGTAGGAAAATAAATAATGGAAAAATTGGTGAGATTACAAAAAGATTGAAAGAGAAATTTAAAGAAGTTAGAAAAAAATGGGGAATTAAGATTTAA
- a CDS encoding cation:proton antiporter translates to MDFYYIFFIVLSIIFIIPNLLKRFNIPAITSIMIAGMIIGDYGLKIIEVNETLKVLSELGAIMLMFLAGLEVDNETLKKEFKNSLFLTLLSILIPGIGGYYIGNLIGLNFSGSLLMAVIFASHSVAIVYAVLNELNLTNNRLGIIILSSTIIIDLITLLLLSVIIKINNGDGNLLIFFLKIFVYISILLISIPIISKYILNIFEKLHAQRIHYVLFIIFIVIIIGEYLNIHPIVGAFICGVAVSEALTKKECDEILNKNLNAIGYGFFIPIFFLVLGMETNFWVIFNLQNLKQILLILSSAVLLKVVSSYIPLKLLRFNNKECLFGSLLTVPKISASLVAATIGKEMGIIDNSIFVAIIAMSVITSTLVPIIAKNLKSSW, encoded by the coding sequence ATGGATTTCTATTATATATTTTTTATAGTATTGTCAATCATATTTATAATCCCAAATCTGCTGAAAAGGTTTAACATACCTGCCATAACATCAATAATGATAGCTGGTATGATAATTGGAGATTATGGGTTAAAAATTATAGAGGTTAATGAGACCCTTAAAGTTTTATCAGAACTTGGGGCAATAATGTTAATGTTTTTAGCAGGTTTAGAGGTTGATAATGAAACATTAAAGAAGGAGTTTAAAAACTCATTATTTTTAACTTTATTATCCATCCTCATTCCAGGTATTGGAGGATATTATATAGGAAATTTAATTGGACTAAACTTTTCAGGTTCTTTATTAATGGCTGTTATTTTTGCTTCTCATTCAGTAGCTATTGTTTATGCTGTTTTAAATGAGCTAAATTTAACAAATAACAGATTAGGGATAATCATATTAAGCTCAACAATAATTATAGATTTAATAACACTCCTCCTACTTTCTGTTATTATAAAAATAAACAATGGAGATGGAAATCTTTTAATATTTTTCCTAAAAATTTTTGTATACATATCTATTCTGCTAATCTCTATTCCTATCATTTCAAAGTATATTTTAAATATTTTTGAGAAGCTTCATGCTCAGAGAATTCACTATGTTCTATTTATTATATTTATTGTAATTATTATAGGAGAGTATCTAAATATCCACCCAATAGTGGGAGCATTTATATGTGGAGTTGCTGTCAGTGAGGCTTTAACTAAGAAAGAATGTGATGAGATCTTAAATAAAAATCTAAATGCTATTGGTTATGGGTTCTTCATACCTATATTTTTCTTAGTTCTCGGGATGGAAACTAATTTTTGGGTGATTTTTAATTTGCAAAATTTAAAGCAAATCTTACTAATATTATCATCAGCTGTGTTGTTAAAGGTAGTTTCATCTTACATTCCATTAAAACTTTTAAGATTCAATAATAAAGAATGTCTTTTTGGAAGCCTTTTAACAGTTCCAAAGATATCAGCATCTTTAGTGGCAGCTACAATAGGAAAAGAAATGGGGATAATTGATAATAGTATTTTTGTTGCTATAATAGCAATGTCTGTGATAACCTCTACATTAGTACCAATAATTGCAAAAAACCTAAAATCTTCTTGGTGA
- the thrC gene encoding threonine synthase: protein MLQRCIECGKTYKKEDIVYTCECGGLLEVVYDYEEIKEKISKETFKKREPGVWRYIEFLPIEDMSKIISLQEGNTPLYRCKNLEKELNVKELYVKNEGANPTGSFKDRGMTVGVSVANELNIKSVGCASTGNTSASLAAYSAKANMKCIVLLPEGKVALGKLAQAMFYGAKVIQIRGNFDDALEIVKKLADERLIYLLNSVNPFRLEGQKTIAFEICERLNYNVPDRVIVPVGNAGNISAIWKGFKEFYITGLIDELPKMTGIQAEGAKPIVEAFKKKKLEIEPYKNPETVATAIRIGNPVNAKKALKAIYDSNGYAEAVSDREIIEAQKLLARKEGIFVEPASASSIAGLKKLLEEGVIDRDERIVCITTGHGLKDPDIAIRESEEPIKVEADLEKIKSLLMEG from the coding sequence ATGCTACAAAGATGTATAGAATGTGGAAAAACATATAAAAAAGAAGATATTGTTTATACATGTGAATGTGGGGGGTTATTAGAGGTTGTTTATGACTATGAAGAGATAAAAGAGAAGATTTCAAAAGAAACTTTTAAAAAAAGAGAGCCTGGAGTTTGGAGATATATTGAATTTCTTCCAATAGAAGATATGAGCAAAATAATCTCATTACAGGAGGGAAATACTCCATTATACAGATGTAAAAACTTAGAAAAGGAGCTAAATGTGAAAGAATTATATGTTAAAAATGAAGGAGCTAACCCTACAGGTAGTTTTAAAGATAGAGGAATGACAGTTGGTGTTTCAGTAGCTAATGAATTGAATATAAAATCTGTTGGGTGTGCATCTACAGGAAATACATCAGCATCACTAGCAGCATATTCAGCTAAGGCTAATATGAAATGCATAGTCCTCCTACCTGAGGGTAAAGTGGCTCTTGGAAAGTTAGCACAGGCAATGTTTTATGGAGCTAAAGTTATACAAATAAGAGGTAATTTTGATGATGCTTTAGAGATTGTCAAAAAGTTAGCTGACGAAAGATTAATATATTTATTAAATTCTGTTAATCCATTTAGACTGGAAGGGCAAAAGACAATAGCATTTGAGATCTGTGAAAGGCTAAATTATAATGTTCCTGATAGGGTTATTGTTCCTGTAGGAAATGCAGGAAATATATCTGCTATATGGAAAGGTTTTAAAGAATTTTATATTACAGGATTAATAGATGAGCTACCAAAGATGACAGGAATTCAGGCAGAAGGGGCTAAACCAATAGTAGAAGCATTTAAAAAGAAAAAGCTTGAAATAGAACCTTATAAAAATCCTGAGACTGTAGCAACTGCCATTAGGATAGGCAATCCTGTAAATGCAAAAAAAGCTTTAAAAGCCATTTATGATTCTAATGGATATGCTGAAGCTGTTTCTGATAGAGAAATTATAGAGGCTCAAAAGTTATTAGCTAGAAAAGAGGGAATATTTGTTGAACCTGCATCAGCATCTTCTATAGCAGGGTTAAAAAAGTTATTAGAAGAAGGAGTTATAGATAGAGATGAAAGAATTGTATGTATTACAACAGGACATGGTCTGAAAGATCCTGATATAGCTATAAGAGAGAGTGAGGAACCAATTAAAGTTGAGGCTGACTTAGAGAAAATTAAATCACTTCTTATGGAGGGATAG
- a CDS encoding O-antigen polymerase gives MFKKAFKIEHPVNIIFIGHLIIFLLAFPYYDKLGFSIFKIIFIILSNILTFSIPFILDIKVKINKTIYYISSILLAFISFYGAFVITKCLFLSILYVIFIFIVVEIFLKYYYKKIFNIFLFVIGVLSFLLLVIKYKAIPLLNYNVRMLINYEPLRIISLGALAYSGIESWKYFLLSLVILSLTGYKVGPVILFTSYLIYKKYPIKKITIFGSILILLILIMNKIILSTSGQCWKLSTIEVLCYRAYLDLYIFKSIIENHITTYGSIILTPGGEEKIGELLFSYKHNFTTTMFGTVYMDFNIFSPIFSIIFGIISKFLYEGDWKLYSIYASLLLIYCEIGINYGFLVVILLLFYINICKVIKYEIYNKN, from the coding sequence ATGTTTAAAAAAGCGTTTAAAATAGAACATCCAGTAAATATAATATTTATAGGGCATTTAATAATTTTTCTATTAGCATTCCCCTATTATGATAAGTTAGGTTTTTCTATATTTAAAATAATTTTTATTATACTTTCAAATATTCTTACTTTTTCAATCCCATTTATATTAGATATAAAAGTAAAAATAAATAAAACAATATATTATATATCCTCTATATTATTAGCCTTTATATCATTTTATGGAGCTTTTGTTATTACAAAATGTTTATTTTTATCAATATTGTATGTTATTTTCATTTTTATAGTTGTGGAGATATTTCTAAAATATTATTATAAAAAAATATTTAATATATTTCTATTTGTAATTGGTGTGCTATCATTTCTATTGTTAGTTATTAAGTATAAAGCAATTCCATTATTAAATTATAATGTAAGAATGCTAATAAATTATGAACCATTAAGAATAATATCTTTAGGAGCTTTAGCATATTCTGGAATAGAGAGTTGGAAATATTTTTTATTATCATTAGTTATTCTCTCATTAACTGGTTATAAAGTAGGGCCTGTAATATTATTTACCTCATATTTAATTTATAAAAAGTATCCTATAAAAAAAATAACTATCTTTGGTAGCATTTTAATATTACTGATATTAATAATGAATAAAATTATTTTATCTACATCTGGCCAGTGTTGGAAGCTCAGCACAATTGAAGTTTTATGTTATAGAGCATATCTTGATCTTTATATATTTAAAAGTATAATAGAAAATCATATAACAACTTACGGTTCTATAATTTTAACTCCAGGAGGGGAAGAAAAAATAGGAGAATTATTATTTAGTTACAAACACAATTTTACAACAACAATGTTTGGTACTGTTTATATGGACTTTAATATTTTTTCACCAATTTTTTCAATTATATTTGGAATAATATCAAAGTTTTTATATGAGGGTGATTGGAAGTTATATTCTATCTATGCCTCTCTATTATTAATTTATTGTGAAATAGGAATAAACTATGGTTTTTTGGTAGTTATACTGTTACTCTTTTATATAAACATATGTAAGGTGATAAAATATGAAATTTATAATAAAAACTGA
- a CDS encoding ATP-binding protein, with protein MEFFNREKEINEILSIIEFEPNFIYFLYGPINSGKTALINEIINNRLDKDKYVVFYINLRRYFISKYNDFIEVLFEEYNENKKPVEIIKGLIKDTPLLFGIPVPKNTLEELLNKKTTKNVFRYITNILLEIKKSGKIPIIILDELQKIGDLKINDFLIYELFNYFISLTKHKHLCHVFCLSFDSLFIEKVYNEAMLEDRADYILVDDFDKETAMKFIDFLSENILNKKLSNEEKELIYSYVGGKPVLIIKVINKMRTEELDEILNFMLNDTKQRLKYLLEDIREENEELYKEIIKALSLFKENHEVEDITIDKKVREFLVKRNILFLDTIKGVIKPQSFLIWNAIKILI; from the coding sequence ATGGAATTCTTTAACAGAGAAAAAGAAATAAATGAGATTCTATCAATTATTGAATTTGAGCCAAATTTTATTTATTTTCTTTACGGCCCTATAAACTCTGGTAAGACAGCTTTAATTAATGAGATAATTAATAATAGATTAGATAAAGATAAATATGTAGTGTTTTACATAAATCTAAGAAGATACTTTATTTCTAAGTACAATGATTTTATTGAAGTTTTGTTTGAGGAATATAATGAAAATAAAAAGCCAGTTGAAATAATAAAAGGTCTAATTAAAGATACTCCATTGTTATTTGGTATTCCAGTTCCAAAGAATACTTTGGAAGAGTTATTAAATAAAAAAACCACCAAAAATGTTTTTAGATATATAACTAACATACTATTAGAAATTAAAAAATCTGGAAAGATACCGATAATTATTTTAGATGAACTTCAGAAGATAGGAGATTTAAAAATAAACGACTTCTTAATTTATGAGCTATTTAACTATTTTATCAGCTTAACAAAGCATAAACACCTATGCCATGTATTTTGTTTATCTTTTGATAGTTTATTCATTGAGAAAGTTTATAACGAGGCGATGCTTGAAGATAGGGCGGATTATATCTTAGTTGATGACTTTGATAAAGAGACAGCAATGAAGTTTATAGATTTTTTATCAGAGAATATTTTAAATAAAAAGCTTTCTAATGAAGAGAAAGAATTAATTTATAGCTATGTAGGAGGAAAACCTGTTCTAATAATAAAAGTGATAAATAAAATGAGAACTGAGGAATTAGATGAAATTTTAAATTTTATGTTGAATGATACTAAGCAAAGGTTAAAATATTTATTAGAAGACATAAGGGAAGAAAATGAAGAGCTATATAAGGAAATAATAAAAGCTTTGAGTTTATTTAAAGAAAATCATGAGGTTGAAGATATAACAATAGATAAAAAAGTTAGAGAGTTTTTAGTTAAGAGAAATATTTTATTCTTAGATACAATAAAAGGGGTTATAAAACCACAGAGTTTTTTGATTTGGAATGCCATAAAAATATTGATTTAA
- a CDS encoding oligosaccharide repeat unit polymerase family protein, whose product MIELHHLFIFLIAIYIIFSDVSVNAAIIFLISGIVFYISFIVGKDLFKLDVGKFVGSNYIDRGFGYLLLIIGFVSVVIDLILSGSIPLFDPLSRRFLNVYLTTLSHLFIVGYAIILATENIDKKRAIIYTIIFSIFISLLGYRTNVLALLLSSFAVLYYKGELKKRELLIFGIIIFSILLTLSILRLMFLGALGNPILSRISLTMSIYDIIYNHYNDMFYGFLHYAAIMSYFGHSVGPRYFIAKTLNIEGVTITPTVVGAIIADYGVLAIIPYFGFLGIFLGFLYKLAKRLRGIYLGIFGVLFAYTLISVESGILDLDVIIYYIFGILLCLRTILKSLRNSCYKKYLVILWNSLTEKKK is encoded by the coding sequence ATGATTGAATTACATCATTTATTTATTTTTTTAATAGCCATCTATATAATTTTTTCAGATGTTAGTGTTAATGCTGCAATAATTTTTTTAATTTCTGGGATAGTATTTTACATATCTTTTATAGTTGGAAAGGATCTGTTTAAATTAGATGTTGGTAAATTTGTTGGATCAAATTATATAGATAGAGGTTTTGGGTATTTACTATTAATAATTGGATTTGTATCAGTAGTGATTGATCTTATCTTATCAGGCTCAATACCTCTTTTTGATCCTTTATCAAGAAGATTTTTAAATGTTTATTTAACAACCTTATCTCATCTATTTATTGTTGGTTATGCAATAATTTTAGCTACTGAAAATATAGATAAGAAAAGAGCTATTATTTACACTATAATCTTTTCTATTTTTATATCATTATTAGGCTACAGAACAAATGTTTTAGCCCTTCTTCTATCATCTTTTGCTGTTTTATATTATAAAGGAGAACTAAAAAAAAGGGAATTGTTGATATTTGGAATTATAATATTTTCTATACTTTTAACTTTATCAATATTGAGGCTTATGTTTCTAGGAGCTTTAGGAAATCCTATACTTTCAAGAATTTCTCTCACTATGTCAATCTATGATATAATATATAACCATTATAATGACATGTTCTATGGATTTCTTCACTATGCAGCTATAATGTCCTATTTTGGGCATAGTGTGGGGCCAAGGTATTTTATAGCAAAAACCTTGAATATTGAAGGAGTAACAATAACACCAACAGTTGTAGGAGCAATTATAGCAGATTATGGAGTTTTAGCAATAATACCGTATTTTGGATTTTTAGGAATATTTTTAGGCTTTTTATATAAATTAGCTAAAAGATTAAGAGGGATATATTTAGGTATCTTTGGAGTTTTATTTGCTTATACATTAATAAGTGTAGAAAGTGGAATATTAGATTTAGATGTTATTATCTATTATATATTTGGAATACTACTATGTTTAAGAACTATATTAAAGAGCTTAAGAAATAGTTGCTATAAAAAATACTTGGTGATTCTATGGAATTCTTTAACAGAGAAAAAGAAATAA